In the genome of Labrus mixtus chromosome 21, fLabMix1.1, whole genome shotgun sequence, one region contains:
- the LOC132955939 gene encoding uncharacterized protein LOC132955939 isoform X7 yields the protein MTTRRCFFKCDSNSSLHGLPSSASLRNMWLSFMFRTVPQQYSPNIFLCSRHFIEDCFANWTKFKLGFAKKLILKEGAVPNLFGHDGSSQSQPSTLQTRSSSIQMSASGFNDAGCQSGRDCHMKSKGTRATVSQVSTGTEPVCTGPQLLLSSTPTDDNAFRPSKRPRLLEVKEEEEGETSAEAEPIRSTFNPDDFIKEESEMLSAEAEPIRSTFNPGVSIKEEYEMLSAEAEPIRSTFNPDDFIKEESEMSSTEAEPIRSTFNPDDSIKEESEMFTVGPLVTYGDTKYIVFDSCLRELFETCPVCKRQSEVQRQSTGTLVAFKQLCHICNYSRKWQSQPIVASTHVGNLELSAATNFTGASFFQLAKVCKAIQLWIFQYDTFRRHARNFLEPANIHEWNNDQQVAVGSDMREDSPVWLAVQEELLGNGGADFGAPSCFDEFDDEALFQMFNLSRPCISFILDAARIFIKKLALKNPTLSVDEMVMVALNYYAHGVSSPCVLQRVGQCQTDCLAIMSTVSGVIAGMSDQFISFPLTHEAKKKVAFKTEKLCRIPNVLGVLGAAHFKIRASPYETDTFRGFVNTLGYTSVVSQIICDSDGNILSVEKCCVGSTFEQELWESSFKGREMEEEIHGPFWVIAGKGYNLSKHVLTPVAEPANDSETSFNEAHTKIHDVMRTTLGSMKRRFRCLNQLDFAQENSLAKKSNIIKACSVLHNIAKKFSVPPPSDAGQIEPLHPGKQRAEPDINPEALKARQKLIIANFLKVSRSRNPPSKKTLRRL from the exons ATGACAACCAGACGTTGTTTCTTCAAATGCGACTCCAATTCTTCTCTGCATGGACTGCCGAGCAGTGCCAGTTTGAGGAACATGTGGCTGTCGTTTATGTTTAGGACTGTTCCTCAGCAGTACAGCCCCAACATCTTCTTGTGTTCCCGGCATTTCATCGAGGACTGCTTCGCTAACTGGACAAAATTCAAGTTGGGATTTGCAAAAAAACTGATTCTGAAAGAAGGTGCTGTTCCTAATCTTTTTGGCCACGATGGAAGTTCACAATCACAGCCT aGTACATTACAGACCAGAAGTTCCAGTATCCAAATGAGTGCATCAGGATTCAATGATGCTGGATGTCAGTCGGGAAGGGACTGCCATATGAAAAGTAAAG GCACACGGGCTACAGTGTCTCAGGTCAGTACTGGCACAGAGCCTGTTTGCACTGGTCCACAACTTCTCCTATCATCAACACCTACAGACGACAACGCTTTCAGACCAAGTAAGAGGCCCCGTCTTCTGGaggtgaaagaggaagaagagggagagacatcAGCAGAAGCAGAGCCTATTAGATCAACCTTTAACCCTGACGACTTTATTAAAGAGGAGTCTGAAATGTT ATCAGCGGAAGCAGAGCCTATTAGATCAACCTTTAACCCTGGCGTCTCTATTAAAGAGGAGTATGAAATGTT ATCAGCAGAAGCAGAGCCTATTAGATCAACCTTTAACCCTGACGACTTTATTAAAGAGGAGTCTGAAATGTC ATCAACAGAAGCTGAGCCTATTAGATCAACCTTTAACCCTGACGACTCTATTAAAGAGGAGTCTGAAATGTT TACAGTTGGGCCGCTGGTCACTTATGGCGACACAAAATACATTGTGTTTGACTCGTGTCTGAGGGAACTATTTGAAACCTGTCCCGTGTGTAAGAGGCAGTCGGAGGTCCAGCGGCAAAGCACGGGCACACTTGTGGCTTTTAAACAGCTTTGCCACATCTGCAACTATTCCAGAAAGTGGCAAAGCCAGCCCATTGTTGCCAGCACCCATGTGGGAAATCTGGAGTTATCTGCAGCTACAAACTTCACAGGCGCTTCATTCTTCCAGCTGGCGAAG GTATGTAAGGCAATACAGCTCTGGATTTTCCAGTATGACACCTTCAGGAGACATGCAAGGAATTTTTTGGAGCCAGCCAATATCCATGAATGGAATAACGATCAACAGGTTGCAGTTGGCAGTGACATGCGAGAGGACTCGCCTG TGTGGCTCGCGGTCCAGGAGGAGCTCCTCGGAAACGGCGGAGCGGACTTCGGGGCTCCGAGCTGTTTTGATGAGTTTGACGACGAAGCTTTGTTCCAGATGTTCAACCTCAGCAGACCCTGCATCAGTTTCATCCTGGACGCTGCTCGCATCTTCATAAAGAAGTTGGCTCTGAAGAACCCAACTCTGTCCGTGGACGAGATGGTTATGGTGGCGTTGAACTATTACGCACACGGAGTCTCCTCACCCTGTGTCCTGCAGAGGGTCGGACAGTGTCAGACGGACTGTCTCGCGATCATGAGCACTGTATCCGGAGTCATCGCAGGCATGTCCGACCAGTTCATCTCTTTCCCACTAACCCATGAGGCCAAAAAGAAGGTCGCGTTCAAGACAGAGAAATTATGTAGGATCCCCAATGTGCTGGGCGTCCTTGGCGCGGCTCACTTCAAGATCAGAGCCTCCCCTTATGAGACGGACACATTCAGGGGTTTTGTCAACACCTTGGGGTACACATCTGTGGTGAGCCAGATCATATGTGACTCTGACGGAAACATACTGAGTGTCGAAAAGTGTTGTGTAGGCAGCACGTTTGAGCAGGAGCTGTGGGAGTCGTCTTTCAAAGGGAGGGAAATGGAGGAGGAAATACACGGACCTTTTTGGGTTATTG CAGGGAAAGGCTACAACTTAAGCAAACATGTCCTGACTCCTGTGGCAGAACCTGCAAATGACAGCGAGACCAGCTTCAACGAGGCCCACACAAAGATCCACGATGTCATGCGAACAACGCTCGGCTCCATGAAGAGGCGCTTCAGGTGTTTAAATCAACTCGATTTTGCACAAGAAAACTCTTTGGCCAAAAAGTCCAATATTATCAAGGCGTGCAGTGTCCTGCACAACATCGCTAAAAAGTTCTCCGTGCCTCCACCGTCTGACGCTGGTCAAATCGAGCCCCTGCATCCCGGCAAGCAACGTGCAGAGCCAGATATCAACCCTGAGGCATTAAAGGCCAGACAGAAACTCATCATTGCTAACTTCCTCAAAGTCTCTAGAAGCAGAAACCCACCAAGTAAAAAAACGCTGAGGAGGTTGTGA